In a genomic window of Anoplopoma fimbria isolate UVic2021 breed Golden Eagle Sablefish chromosome 6, Afim_UVic_2022, whole genome shotgun sequence:
- the chst3a gene encoding carbohydrate sulfotransferase 3a, translated as MKTKYAIAFIFIVALVVIEKESNILSMVSDKLIPRQIPLQTPQPPLDYSNTTQNGSLATLLKMLLYKLTDAKLNNSSLSEEQEEQKLDALGTSNFSGGHKHILLMAATRTGSSFVGEFFNQQRDNMFYMFEPLWHVERTQSLADEAIPGTELAEVHRDVLQGLFLCDFSPLEKFIFPPPQDHVTPDLFRRESSSSLCEESVCSPVIKDVLERYHCKTRRCGPLNLTLASESCLSKQHHTIKTVRVRQLETLQPLVEDPRLDVRVIQLVRDPRAILASRMVAFSSEYQTWKAWAQDGLVPDDDERVKRLKGNCDQIRTLAEVGLSKPPWLKRRYMLVRYEDIARYPMQKAEEMYRFTGIPFSPQAREWILSNTQTTQEVSGIYSTQKNSSEQAEKWRSSIPFTLVQVVQRVCGPTLKLFGYRFVDDEKTLIDKSISLLEDKLFN; from the exons ATGAAGACCAAATATGCAATTGCCTTCATCTTTATCGTGGCCCTGGTCGTCATCGAAAAGGAAAGCAACATCCTATCAAT GGTCTCTGATAAACTGATCCCGAGGCAGATTCCACTGCAGACCCCACAGCCTCCACTGGATTacagcaacacaacacaaaatggCTCCCTGGCTACGTTGCTCAAAATGCTGCTCTATAAACTCACTGATGCAAAACTGAATAACTCAAGTCTCTCCGAGGAGCAAGAGGAGCAAAAACTAGATGCTTTAGGCACATCCAACTTTAGCGGTGGCCATAAGCACATATTACTCATGGCTGCCACCCGAACAGGTTCCTCATTTGTGGGGGAATTTTTCAACCAGCAGAGGGACAACATGTTCTACATGTTTGAGCCTTTGTGGCACGTCGAGCGCACGCAGAGCTTGGCCGATGAAGCAATCCCCGGAACAGAGTTGGCAGAAGTCCACCGGGATGTACTCCAGGGGCTCTTCCTGTGTGATTTCTCTCCCCTGGAGAAGTTCATCTTTCCCCCACCTCAGGACCACGTTACCCCCGATCTTTTCCGAAGAGAGTCTAGTTCATCGCTCTGCGAAGAATCTGTCTGCAGTCCCGTAATCAAAGATGTCTTGGAAAG GTATCACTGTAAGACTCGTCGCTGTGGGCCGCTGAACTTGACCCTTGCATCCGAGTCCTGCCTCTCCAAGCAACACCACACCATTAAAACTGTCCGTGTACGTCAGCTGGAAACATTGCAGCCTTTGGTAGAGGATCCCCGCCTGGATGTGAGAGTGATCCAGCTAGTCCGAGATCCACGGGCCATCTTAGCATCCCGCATGGTGGCTTTTTCTTCGGAGTACCAGACGTGGAAGGCCTGGGCACAGGACGGCCTGGTCCCCGATGATGATGAGAGAGTGAAGAGGCTCAAAGGAAACTGCGACCAGATTAGGACGTTAGCAGAGGTGGGACTAAGCAAACCTCCCTGGCTGAAGAGACGCTATATGTTGGTGCGTTATGAGGATATCGCCCGCTACCCCATGCAGAAGGCAGAGGAGATGTACAGGTTCACAGGGATACCATTTAGTCCCCAAGCTAGGGAGTGGATACTGAGTAACACCCAGACCACACAGGAAGTTAGCGGGATTTACTCCACCCAGAAGAACTCATCAGAGCAGGCAGAGAAATGGAGATCTAGCATTCCCTTTACACTGGTTCAGGTAGTGCAGAGAGTGTGTGGTCCTACCTTGAAGCTGTTTGGGTACAGATTTGTGGATGATGAAAAGACACTGATCGATAAGTCCATCAGTTTGCTTGAAGATAAACTATTTAATTAA